A stretch of DNA from Candidatus Palauibacter polyketidifaciens:
GGATCCGGCCCGTCCCGTCCAGGAGAACGACCTCATCGTCTCCATCTGGGGGGCGACGGAGCGCAAGGGCAGCTGGATCCCGCCCCGCCGGCTCAACGCCGTCACCGTGATGGGGGGTACGGATCTCGATTTTCGGCAGGCGACGTTCGCGACGGAGACGGTTTCGGTCCGGCTCCTTGCGCTCATGGGAGGCGTGGACATTGTTGTCCCTCCGGGGGTCCGCGTCGAGTGGGGCGGCATCGCGCTGATGGGGGGCGTGAGTACGCCGGAACCGGACACGCCGCCCGCCCCGGACGCTCCCGTCATCCGGATCAGCGGCCTCGTCTGCATGGGAGGTGTCGATGTCGTCGAGCGACACCCGGGCGAGAGCGCGAGGGACGCACGGAGGCGGATCAAAAGGGACCGCAGAGCCTGGCGAAGACTCGCCTCGGGCGACTAGCGGCGGAGTTGCTTGACGCCCGGCTCGCGGCTCGGGTATAGTCCCCACGCCGCCAACCCAGAGACGCTCGATCCGAAGCAAGGCAGAGGGTACGCATGTCGGACATTCCGGAAGATCTCAAGTACACGCCCGAGCACGAATACGTGCGGGAAACCGACGTCGACGGCGAGGTCTTGATCGGGATCACGGACTACGCCCAGGGCGAACTGGGCGATGTCGTCTACGTCGAACTTCCCGCGCCCGGCGAGGAGTTCGGACAGATGGAAGCGTTCGGAACCGTCGAGGCCGTGAAGACCGTATCCGAACTCTTTTGCCCGACAGCGGGAGCGGTCGTGGCGGTGAATGACGCGCTGGAGACCGACCCCGGTCTCGTCAACAGCGATCCCTACGGAGAAGGATGGATGATCCGGCTCGCGCTGGAAGCGCCCGACGACCTCAACGACCTCCTCACCGCCGAACAGTACGCCGCCCTCGTCGCCGACGGGGACGAGATCTGACGGCCCGCCCCTGAACATGCGGTTTGAGATGGAGCCGTTCGGCGAGTTCGCCGGGCGCCACATAGGACTGGCGCCCTCGGACGTGGAGCCGATGCTGGAGGTGGTCGGCGCGAAGAGCCTGAGCGAACTCGTCGAGGAGACCGTTCCCGAACCGATCCGCCTGGGTCGCGACCTCGACCTGCCCGAAGCGATCACCGAGAGAAGGCTTCTCGATCACGCGGCGGAGCTTGCGCGTTCCAACCGCCCCTTCCGTTCCTATCTCGGTCTGGGATATCACGGGACGCTGACACCTGGCGTCATCCTCCGGAACATCCTTGAGAACCCCGGCTGGTATACACAGTATACGCCCTATCAGGCCGAGATCTCGCAGGGGCGCCTCGAGGCGCTGCTCAACTTCCAGACGATGGTCATCGACCTCACGGGGCTTCCGATCGCGAACGCCTCGCTCCTGGACGAAGGAACCGCCGCGGCGGAGGCGATGCTCATGCTCTGGGGCAGCAGGGGGAGCGACGACCGGAACGTCTTCCTCGTGTCCGAGGCCTGCCATCCCCAGACCGTCGCCGTCGTCCGCGGCCGGGCGCGGCCGCTCGGAATCCAGGTCCGCCTCTTCCAGCACGGCGACATCGCGGCCCACGATCCGGACGACGCCTTCGGCGCGCTTCTGCAGTACCCGACCACGGAGGGTGCGGTCGTCGACTATCGGGGTCTCTGCGACGCCCTTCACGAGCACGGGGCCGGGGTTGTGGTCGCTGCCGACCTCCTCGCCCTCGCGCTGCTCGTGCCGCCGGGCGAGTTCGGCGCGGACATCGCCGTCGGAAACTCTCAGCGGTTCGGCGTACCCATGGGTTACGGCGGGCCGCACGCGGCCTACCTCGCCGCCACGGACGCGTTCAAGCGCAAGCTGCCGGGACGGATCATCGGAGTCTCGGTCGACGCGGACGGGAACCCGGCGCTCCGGATGGCCCTGCAGACGCGCGAGCAGCACATTCGGCGGGAGAAAGCGACCTCGAACATCTGCACCGCACAGGTGCTGCTCGCGATCATGGCCGGCATGTACGCCGTGTATCACGGACCGGAGGGTATCCGCGCCATCGCGACCCGCGTCCGAAAGTTGACGTGGACCCTCGCCCGCGGACTGGAGCGGCTCGGGCACACGATCGTTCACGAGCAGTTCTTCGACACCCTGCAGGTCATCCCCTCGGGCTTCACGTCCGCCGAGATCCTCGCCAGGGCTCGCGAACGCGGCATCAACCTGCGGGACTTCGA
This window harbors:
- a CDS encoding DUF1707 domain-containing protein: MTDSPEQALSPEERQATVDRLCAHFARDAMNTTELERRLDIAYAARTRAELVALERDLPALRSETRPAGPAPVATASVPVDPARPVQENDLIVSIWGATERKGSWIPPRRLNAVTVMGGTDLDFRQATFATETVSVRLLALMGGVDIVVPPGVRVEWGGIALMGGVSTPEPDTPPAPDAPVIRISGLVCMGGVDVVERHPGESARDARRRIKRDRRAWRRLASGD
- the gcvH gene encoding glycine cleavage system protein GcvH gives rise to the protein MSDIPEDLKYTPEHEYVRETDVDGEVLIGITDYAQGELGDVVYVELPAPGEEFGQMEAFGTVEAVKTVSELFCPTAGAVVAVNDALETDPGLVNSDPYGEGWMIRLALEAPDDLNDLLTAEQYAALVADGDEI